A region from the Ptychodera flava strain L36383 chromosome 10, AS_Pfla_20210202, whole genome shotgun sequence genome encodes:
- the LOC139142676 gene encoding uncharacterized protein codes for MWRIVVATLIIQVTIRSAHGIAPMVGVDCKDKLVTRDSMLGSWTKIGGSCCIKSIGILKDESLVGVGDDDQLYTKASPNVGDWEGPLPDTCCVKDVTVMEDGTLLGVNTDDKLVTRPWTRTTEQSAWTEVPQSKGVVAVDVYPDGRIFGVTKEGTLKVREDLDSKWKTYKTEGTNVKDIAIQRNGIMFGIGKKSKALHVLDKEGVWGKEIEKTDCVQSIASASNLDIYD; via the exons ATGTGGCGAATTGTTGTAGCTACGCTGATTATTCAAGTGACAATCCGATCAGCACACGGAATAG CTCCTATGGTCGGTGTTGACTGCAAAGACAAACTGGTCACCCGTGATTCTATGCTCGGCTCTTGGACTAAAATCGGAGGAAGCTGCTGCATAAAAAGCATCGGCATCTTAAAGGACGAGTCACTCGTTGGTGTTGGTGACGACGACCAGTTGTACACCAAGGCGTCGCCGAACGTCGGCGATTGGGAGGGTCCCCTCCCCGATACCTGCTGCGTCAAGGATGTAACCGTCATGGAAGACGGCACATTACTCGGAGTCAACACAGACGACAAACTGGTAACACGTCCGTGGACACGCACCACCGAACAGAGTGCCTGGACCGAAGTTCCTCAAAGCAAAGGGGTGGTGGCCGTGGATGTTTATCCGGACGGAAGAATATTCGGTGTAACTAAAGAAGGCACGCTCAAGGTCCGCGAGGACTTGGATTCGAAATGGAAGACCTACAAAACCGAGGGCACCAACGTCAAGGATATCGCCATCCAGAGAAACGGTATAATGTTTGGCATTGGTAAGAAATCTAAAGCGCTCCACGTTCTCGACAAAGAAGGCGTGTGGGGGAAGGAAATCGAAAAAACAGACTGCGTTCAGAGTATTGCATCGGCATCCAACCTAGATATTTATGATTAA